A window of Desulfobacteraceae bacterium genomic DNA:
AGGAGGTAGAGCGTTTCCTGGATGGATCGCCAGTCGTCCTCGGAAATAAGGACTGCACTCCCACGCTTTCCGGTGATGACAATCGGTTCATGCGACGAGGCCGCCTCGTCGATAAGACGGTAAAGCTTCGATCTTGCTTCGGTTGCCGTAAAAGTGGGCATAATATACCTCGGTCCTTGATTTTTCAAAAC
This region includes:
- a CDS encoding type II toxin-antitoxin system Phd/YefM family antitoxin; translation: VLKNQGPRYIMPTFTATEARSKLYRLIDEAASSHEPIVITGKRGSAVLISEDDWRSIQETLYLLNIPGMRESIREGLATPIEECTEDIDW